A genomic segment from Peribacillus sp. ACCC06369 encodes:
- a CDS encoding DUF2712 domain-containing protein, with product MKKGRVIALGTILACSIGLGTLSVEAGNENSGYSFMIKKDQANTSTGTKYRQTTTERNTWKVRMYFSQEGTNTYTKYWLEKSDGTNVSPAVDVKAGNKDSKSGRNHYIKGNAGANATEVRLTAENNNVNSSTYSVEGYWDEETGRILPGQYKTFYTTEYNK from the coding sequence ATGAAAAAAGGAAGAGTAATAGCATTAGGTACTATTTTAGCTTGCTCAATCGGGTTAGGAACGCTTTCAGTTGAAGCTGGAAATGAGAATTCGGGATATTCTTTTATGATTAAGAAAGATCAAGCAAACACATCTACAGGTACAAAGTATCGCCAAACGACTACAGAACGGAATACATGGAAGGTGAGGATGTATTTTTCACAAGAAGGTACGAATACTTATACGAAGTATTGGCTCGAAAAAAGCGATGGCACGAATGTATCTCCTGCAGTGGATGTGAAAGCTGGCAATAAAGACTCAAAAAGTGGGCGCAATCATTATATTAAAGGCAATGCAGGTGCCAATGCGACCGAGGTACGATTAACGGCAGAAAATAATAATGTAAATTCTAGCACCTATTCAGTAGAAGGGTATTGGGATGAGGAGACCGGGAGAATATTACCTGGACAGTATAAGACTTTTTACACCACGGAATATAATAAATAA